One genomic region from Evansella sp. LMS18 encodes:
- a CDS encoding TetR/AcrR family transcriptional regulator yields MATKRLPAEQRKKMIMRAAVSEFSKSNYRLAKVPEIARNAGVTEPIVYRYFNSKKNLFLETLTVIGEKTIERLENSVEGFAGSTSEKIQLLMTNYLASMETYRKELKIYYQAISEFDDPETKEVLDTTYRQYACFIATIVEGGKQKGEINPLVDSQEFAWNLVGVLIHLSTFYLLGFYKKASSERLIQQHLQELIQ; encoded by the coding sequence ATGGCTACAAAACGTCTACCAGCTGAGCAACGAAAAAAAATGATAATGCGTGCCGCTGTTTCTGAGTTTTCCAAATCAAACTACCGGCTGGCGAAGGTGCCTGAGATTGCCAGAAATGCAGGTGTTACTGAGCCAATTGTCTACAGGTACTTTAATTCGAAGAAAAATCTTTTTCTGGAAACATTAACAGTTATCGGGGAGAAGACAATTGAGCGTCTGGAGAACAGTGTAGAAGGCTTTGCCGGCTCTACCTCTGAAAAAATCCAGCTGCTTATGACCAATTATCTTGCTTCTATGGAAACTTACCGAAAGGAGTTGAAAATATATTACCAGGCTATTTCCGAGTTTGACGACCCTGAGACAAAGGAGGTTTTAGATACTACATACCGGCAGTATGCCTGCTTTATTGCAACAATAGTAGAAGGAGGGAAACAGAAGGGAGAGATTAATCCGCTGGTGGATTCCCAGGAGTTCGCCTGGAATCTTGTAGGAGTCCTGATTCACTTGAGCACTTTTTACCTGCTTGGATTTTACAAAAAGGCTTCTTCAGAACGGCTGATCCAGCAGCATCTACAGGAACTTATACAATAA
- a CDS encoding 3-isopropylmalate dehydratase large subunit: MGMTLAQKIIASSSDRPSVEVGEIVEVNIDLAMMHDSSGPRRVNPMLEELGVSVWDPEKITVVSDHFVASSDTVEAGILKFTRDWVKEHGIRKFHEREGICHIVPIERGYVRPGMMYVGADSHSTTAGAMGAFAIALGSTDMLGVLVRGKTWVKVPETIKVKWNGTLKPGVMAKDMMLQTIKHTKIDGATYKAVEFSGQGVVNLSIDERIVLSNMAIEMGAKAGMIEPDEVTANYVRARTQEPFQMVEADDDAEYQEFFEFDASSLTPMIALPHSPDNVTTVAEVEGKKLDQAYIGACTGAKYEDLEAAASILKSRQIASGTRLLVAPSSAEVIKRSSQTGVLETLIEAGATLLPTGCGACAGLGNGVLAEGETCISSTNRNFPGRMGKGADVFLASPLTVAASAITGKITDPREFL; encoded by the coding sequence ATGGGAATGACATTGGCGCAAAAAATCATCGCCTCATCAAGTGACAGACCTTCAGTAGAGGTTGGCGAGATTGTTGAAGTCAATATTGACCTTGCCATGATGCACGACTCTTCAGGCCCCAGGCGCGTAAATCCAATGCTTGAAGAGCTTGGTGTTTCTGTTTGGGACCCAGAGAAAATAACGGTAGTATCCGATCACTTTGTTGCATCAAGTGATACTGTGGAAGCTGGCATTTTAAAATTCACGCGGGATTGGGTTAAAGAACACGGTATCAGGAAATTCCATGAACGCGAAGGTATCTGTCACATTGTTCCAATTGAGCGAGGATATGTTCGCCCGGGGATGATGTATGTTGGAGCAGATTCTCACTCCACAACGGCAGGGGCCATGGGAGCGTTCGCTATTGCACTCGGTTCAACCGATATGCTTGGAGTCCTTGTTAGAGGAAAAACTTGGGTGAAAGTTCCTGAGACAATCAAAGTAAAATGGAATGGCACACTGAAACCCGGAGTCATGGCAAAAGATATGATGCTCCAGACAATTAAACATACAAAGATCGATGGTGCAACATACAAAGCGGTTGAATTCAGCGGTCAAGGGGTGGTGAATCTCTCCATTGATGAGAGGATTGTTCTTTCAAATATGGCGATTGAGATGGGTGCAAAAGCTGGGATGATTGAACCTGATGAGGTGACAGCAAATTATGTTAGAGCTAGAACACAAGAGCCTTTTCAAATGGTTGAGGCCGATGATGATGCCGAGTATCAAGAGTTTTTCGAGTTTGATGCTAGCAGCCTCACTCCCATGATTGCTCTCCCCCATTCACCCGACAATGTCACAACAGTTGCAGAAGTGGAAGGGAAAAAGCTAGATCAAGCCTACATTGGTGCATGCACTGGTGCAAAATACGAGGACCTTGAAGCAGCGGCATCTATTTTAAAAAGCAGGCAAATCGCCTCAGGGACTCGCCTTCTCGTCGCTCCATCATCTGCTGAAGTAATCAAACGCTCAAGCCAGACAGGCGTCTTAGAAACATTGATTGAAGCAGGAGCGACACTATTGCCAACAGGCTGCGGTGCATGTGCCGGCCTTGGAAATGGTGTTCTGGCAGAAGGGGAAACATGTATATCTTCAACAAATCGAAATTTCCCTGGAAGGATGGGAAAAGGAGCTGATGTCTTTTTGGCATCTCCCCTGACCGTGGCTGCCTCAGCTATTACTGGAAAAATAACTGATCCAAGGGAGTTTTTATAA
- a CDS encoding 3-isopropylmalate dehydratase small subunit — MSKFSGRSWTFGDNIDTDVIVPGQYLKLTAEEVANHVMEGVDESFSTKVKQGDIVVGGKNFGCGSSRETAPAALKHAGVSAIISVFFARIFYRNAINIGLPVIEIKEAKEINEGDELVVNLKEGRVCNLTQNKVYYANPYPDMIIDILEHGGLLPLLKKSFGKTKNN, encoded by the coding sequence ATGAGTAAATTCAGTGGAAGATCATGGACCTTTGGTGACAACATCGATACAGATGTCATAGTACCAGGTCAGTATTTAAAATTAACAGCCGAAGAAGTGGCGAATCATGTGATGGAAGGTGTTGATGAGTCATTTAGCACAAAGGTCAAACAAGGAGATATTGTTGTTGGCGGTAAAAATTTTGGTTGTGGTTCAAGCAGGGAAACAGCACCAGCTGCTTTGAAGCACGCGGGTGTAAGCGCTATAATTAGTGTCTTCTTTGCCCGTATTTTTTATAGAAATGCCATAAATATTGGACTGCCTGTCATTGAGATCAAGGAAGCAAAAGAAATCAACGAAGGCGATGAGCTCGTGGTTAATTTAAAAGAAGGAAGAGTATGTAACCTGACTCAAAATAAAGTTTATTATGCAAATCCATATCCAGATATGATTATTGACATCCTGGAACACGGTGGGCTATTACCTCTTTTAAAAAAATCATTTGGAAAAACAAAAAACAATTAG
- a CDS encoding MFS transporter yields MRIGWLLVILAMFTISLNGTKPIVSLHANGIGASPTEIGFLVSAYAFFPMLLAIQTGKLLDKIGAKKLTLFGTCAMVIALTTPILSPTYLSLLFSQSIIGCATICVIISLQKSVGNNGGNRDKAIALFSLVVSSAEFIGPLYSSFIYEHFGFRSTFALNACITLLTVILILTLPKKRWGKLSKIHDAKHEKTWLLLKHPNLRKALIISGLVLSSKDLFVAYFPVYGTHIGLRPSEIGMVLSATALMAIVIRLFQFCLVNRIGRGLLLSVTLIMSALSFVLISFLDSFYLLLVMAGCLGLGLGLGQPISLVYAMNMSSVDRHGEVLGLRLTFNRVSQFTAPLLFGGIGSMIGVGSLFLLMGSTIFVTALFTRIHDTSQENENNHSSKQV; encoded by the coding sequence ATGCGTATTGGTTGGTTACTTGTTATATTAGCTATGTTCACAATTTCCTTGAATGGTACAAAACCGATTGTCTCTCTACATGCTAATGGAATCGGGGCTTCCCCAACGGAAATTGGCTTTTTAGTGTCCGCTTATGCATTCTTCCCAATGCTACTGGCAATCCAGACTGGCAAATTATTGGATAAAATCGGCGCGAAAAAATTAACATTATTTGGCACGTGTGCTATGGTAATTGCTCTTACAACACCCATTCTATCCCCTACCTATTTATCCCTGCTGTTCTCGCAATCGATCATAGGCTGTGCGACAATTTGTGTCATCATTTCACTACAAAAGTCAGTTGGTAATAATGGTGGAAATCGGGATAAGGCGATTGCACTGTTCAGTTTAGTTGTCTCTTCCGCTGAGTTTATTGGACCGCTTTATTCAAGCTTTATCTACGAACATTTTGGGTTTCGTTCGACCTTCGCCCTAAATGCATGCATTACTCTGCTAACGGTTATACTCATCCTAACCTTACCAAAGAAAAGGTGGGGAAAACTATCGAAAATACATGATGCAAAACATGAAAAAACATGGCTCTTGTTAAAACATCCAAACTTACGAAAAGCATTAATTATTTCAGGCCTTGTCTTAAGTTCAAAAGACTTATTTGTCGCCTATTTTCCTGTTTACGGTACTCATATTGGTCTACGACCAAGTGAAATTGGTATGGTACTATCAGCGACAGCTCTTATGGCGATTGTTATTCGTTTGTTTCAATTCTGCCTGGTTAATCGAATTGGCCGCGGATTACTTCTCTCAGTGACCTTAATCATGAGTGCGCTCTCATTCGTTTTAATCTCGTTCTTAGACTCTTTCTACCTCCTGCTTGTGATGGCGGGTTGTCTCGGATTAGGCCTTGGTCTCGGACAGCCAATTAGCCTCGTCTATGCAATGAATATGAGCTCTGTTGACCGGCATGGTGAAGTTCTGGGCTTGCGCTTAACCTTCAATCGAGTCTCACAATTCACAGCTCCCTTGCTATTTGGCGGAATTGGCAGCATGATCGGAGTAGGTTCGCTCTTTCTCTTAATGGGATCAACGATATTCGTAACAGCTCTATTCACACGAATACATGACACCTCCCAGGAAAATGAAAATAACCACAGCTCAAAACAAGTATAA
- a CDS encoding acetamidase/formamidase family protein — protein MKGKETILVNEFINGVLDPEDVMLGPVKDGGHIVANTTPGCWGPMITPCLRGGHEVTKPVHVEGAEVGDAIAVKIESIRVTSIATASGHDQPVEGRFNGDPFVAPKCPNCGTVNPDTKIEGIGQEAIRCAECGEDITPFRFTNAYTMTFNDGKQVGITLNQQGAEKIVHDGKHYMSTPENSVQNPIVTFAPHDIVGAIARLRPFLGQLGTTPARPMPDSHNAGDFGSFLVGAPHDYTLTKEELEDRTDGHMDINRVREGAVHICPVKVPGGGIYLGDMHAMQGDGEIAGHTTDVSGIVTLKVEVLKGLTIDGPILLPVEEDLPYLAKPITASERKQAEQLAAEWGMEKQLEESLPLSFIGTGENLNAATDNGMERAAKLLEMSVPEVMNRATITGSIEIGRHPGVVTVTFLVPVERIKKLKLEKYVAEQYA, from the coding sequence ATGAAAGGGAAAGAGACGATTTTGGTTAATGAGTTCATCAATGGGGTGCTGGATCCTGAAGATGTAATGCTTGGGCCAGTGAAAGACGGGGGACATATCGTTGCCAACACTACACCAGGCTGCTGGGGGCCGATGATCACTCCATGTCTTCGGGGCGGACATGAAGTTACGAAGCCTGTGCATGTGGAGGGTGCTGAAGTTGGGGACGCGATAGCGGTGAAAATCGAGTCGATCCGTGTTACTTCCATTGCTACTGCTTCTGGTCATGACCAGCCGGTGGAGGGACGTTTTAATGGAGATCCTTTCGTTGCGCCGAAATGCCCGAATTGCGGTACGGTGAACCCGGATACGAAAATAGAAGGAATCGGCCAGGAAGCAATCAGATGTGCGGAATGCGGAGAGGACATTACTCCTTTCAGATTTACGAATGCTTATACGATGACATTCAATGATGGAAAGCAGGTTGGGATTACATTAAACCAGCAGGGTGCTGAGAAAATCGTCCATGATGGGAAACACTATATGTCGACTCCGGAAAACTCCGTTCAAAACCCGATTGTGACGTTTGCTCCCCATGATATTGTCGGGGCTATTGCGAGGCTTCGGCCATTCCTTGGTCAGCTGGGGACGACACCGGCAAGACCTATGCCTGATTCTCATAATGCCGGGGACTTCGGTTCGTTTCTCGTCGGTGCCCCCCATGATTACACGTTAACGAAGGAAGAGCTGGAAGACCGGACGGACGGGCATATGGACATTAACCGGGTCCGTGAAGGGGCGGTCCACATTTGCCCGGTGAAAGTTCCAGGCGGCGGTATTTATTTAGGTGATATGCATGCCATGCAAGGGGATGGGGAAATTGCCGGCCATACGACGGATGTTTCCGGCATCGTAACCCTGAAGGTGGAGGTTTTGAAGGGTCTCACAATTGACGGGCCAATTCTGCTGCCGGTGGAGGAAGATTTGCCATACTTGGCAAAACCAATCACTGCTTCTGAGAGAAAACAGGCGGAACAGCTTGCAGCAGAGTGGGGGATGGAAAAGCAATTAGAAGAGTCTCTGCCGCTGTCATTTATCGGTACGGGTGAAAACTTAAATGCTGCTACAGATAATGGAATGGAAAGAGCAGCTAAATTACTTGAGATGAGTGTGCCGGAAGTGATGAACCGGGCAACTATAACCGGATCCATTGAAATCGGCCGCCATCCAGGCGTCGTGACGGTAACCTTCCTTGTGCCAGTGGAACGTATAAAGAAATTAAAGCTTGAAAAGTATGTAGCTGAGCAGTATGCGTAG
- a CDS encoding TRAP transporter permease, with the protein MEKRMDVIWKGRSLVEKITVVIGVFATIFHLYFAIAGTAEPLWYRATHLSFLLPIAFLIYPSRNSKWFFVDVILFLLSFLSLYYLWGYEYARILDRYVRMDPVYTMDVVMGLLFIFLLIEATRRVLGWPLTILSALAVGYLFVGHLLPGNLQTQSFSVERIVEQMYMTSNGVFGIALSASASFIFLFILFGALLQQSGTGQTLIDLVKGLVGHKKGGPAKIAVLSSASMGTLSGSPTANVATTGTLTIPMMQKNGYGKNYSAAVEASASTGGQIMPPVMGSVAFVLAEFVGIPYLEVVKAALLPAFLYFLAILIMVHLQAQKKNIGGIEKSLLPNVVQTFKLNWHQLVPIAVLVYFLMAGYTAYYAAAFSIFSIPVISWVRKHTRMTIKHLIKAMEEGTKAAILVAIATAAAGLIIGSVNMSGLAVKVTGVITSLSATSIILSLLLTMIATIILGMGIPTTAAYITSTAITVPPLVMLGIDVFSAHMFVLYFACLSSITPPVAIASYAAAGINGASALKTAFLSCRIGIVAFIVPYIFVFSNALFLQGSFVEIGYAVVTGIIGVTILAAGFEGYLLRELKLPIRIACIGLGIMALTPHIAVSTIAVLVTLFLIVQQYVSKQSGTTATNQGVFIKRRV; encoded by the coding sequence ATGGAAAAGAGAATGGATGTAATTTGGAAAGGGAGGAGTCTGGTTGAAAAAATCACCGTTGTAATTGGTGTATTTGCCACAATTTTTCACCTTTATTTTGCGATTGCGGGTACTGCGGAACCATTATGGTACCGCGCAACCCACCTTTCCTTTTTATTGCCGATTGCTTTTTTAATTTACCCATCAAGAAACAGTAAATGGTTCTTTGTTGATGTGATCTTATTTCTTCTTTCATTCTTATCCCTCTATTATTTATGGGGGTATGAATATGCAAGAATTCTAGATCGTTACGTACGGATGGATCCAGTGTATACGATGGACGTTGTGATGGGTTTGTTGTTTATTTTTTTATTAATTGAAGCTACTAGAAGGGTTCTCGGCTGGCCTCTAACAATTTTAAGTGCGCTAGCGGTAGGTTATTTGTTTGTAGGCCACCTGTTACCAGGGAATTTACAAACACAATCTTTTTCTGTTGAGAGAATTGTTGAACAAATGTATATGACTTCAAATGGAGTATTTGGGATTGCACTTAGTGCGAGTGCTAGTTTTATCTTTCTCTTTATTTTATTTGGAGCTCTGCTGCAGCAATCGGGTACAGGGCAAACCTTAATTGACCTCGTCAAAGGATTAGTTGGTCATAAAAAGGGAGGACCAGCAAAAATAGCGGTACTTTCAAGTGCTTCCATGGGAACTTTGTCTGGAAGCCCTACCGCAAATGTTGCGACCACTGGTACGTTAACCATTCCAATGATGCAAAAAAATGGCTACGGGAAGAATTATTCTGCCGCTGTGGAAGCATCTGCCTCTACAGGAGGACAAATTATGCCCCCAGTCATGGGTTCAGTCGCCTTTGTGTTAGCTGAGTTTGTAGGGATTCCTTACCTTGAAGTGGTGAAAGCGGCGTTATTACCAGCCTTTCTCTATTTCCTGGCAATATTAATTATGGTTCACCTTCAGGCGCAAAAGAAAAACATTGGGGGCATTGAAAAATCACTTTTACCGAATGTAGTTCAAACATTCAAGTTAAATTGGCATCAGCTTGTGCCAATTGCAGTGTTAGTCTACTTCTTAATGGCTGGCTATACAGCTTATTATGCGGCGGCATTTTCAATTTTTTCAATTCCAGTAATAAGCTGGGTACGAAAGCATACAAGGATGACCATTAAGCATTTAATCAAAGCAATGGAGGAAGGGACTAAAGCAGCAATTCTTGTGGCGATTGCTACTGCTGCTGCAGGATTAATTATTGGTTCAGTTAATATGAGCGGGCTGGCTGTGAAAGTTACGGGAGTTATTACAAGCTTATCAGCAACATCAATTATCTTATCACTTCTTTTAACAATGATTGCAACGATTATTCTCGGGATGGGGATTCCGACGACGGCTGCTTATATTACATCGACAGCAATTACTGTGCCGCCATTAGTGATGTTAGGTATCGATGTGTTTTCTGCTCACATGTTTGTCCTTTATTTTGCTTGTTTATCTTCGATTACACCCCCGGTTGCAATTGCATCATATGCAGCTGCCGGTATTAATGGAGCCAGTGCGCTAAAGACAGCTTTTCTCTCATGCCGAATAGGAATTGTTGCTTTCATTGTCCCATATATCTTTGTCTTCTCAAATGCTCTCTTTTTACAGGGAAGCTTTGTTGAGATTGGGTATGCTGTTGTAACAGGGATCATTGGGGTTACAATTCTGGCGGCTGGATTTGAGGGCTATTTGTTAAGAGAACTTAAGCTGCCTATTCGAATAGCATGTATTGGATTAGGGATTATGGCTCTAACACCTCATATCGCTGTGAGTACGATCGCAGTTTTAGTGACATTGTTTTTAATCGTCCAGCAATATGTCTCAAAACAAAGCGGAACGACGGCAACGAATCAAGGAGTATTTATTAAAAGGAGAGTGTAG
- a CDS encoding isochorismatase family protein, with amino-acid sequence MAMPIDVKKKWEPIMGEKELEGYEKAGMGQRVGWGEKPAILVVDVTRNFVDPEYPQAHGELVKRCVAGNETLLEKARSVGIPLFFVRPKQRTKIEMGIAQDKWGFLADSKTEDPAGYEWPDNIAPREGDSIFEKTRPSSFFETHFRSMLTYLKIDTLIITGISTSGCLRASVVDAFYANYRVIIPEECCGDRSEKAHTFNLFDMDMKFGDVSRLENVLEKLEDYRR; translated from the coding sequence ATGGCAATGCCGATTGATGTAAAGAAAAAGTGGGAGCCGATTATGGGAGAGAAGGAATTAGAAGGCTATGAAAAAGCAGGGATGGGTCAACGTGTAGGCTGGGGAGAAAAACCAGCCATACTCGTTGTGGATGTGACTCGTAACTTTGTAGATCCCGAATACCCGCAGGCTCATGGTGAATTAGTGAAACGCTGTGTGGCAGGGAATGAAACGTTATTAGAAAAAGCAAGAAGTGTCGGAATTCCATTGTTTTTTGTAAGACCAAAGCAAAGAACGAAGATTGAAATGGGAATCGCTCAAGATAAATGGGGTTTCCTGGCTGACTCAAAAACTGAAGATCCAGCTGGGTATGAGTGGCCGGATAACATTGCACCTCGGGAAGGGGATAGTATTTTTGAAAAGACAAGGCCTAGTTCCTTCTTCGAGACCCATTTTCGCAGTATGTTAACGTATCTGAAGATTGATACGTTAATTATCACAGGGATCTCAACAAGTGGCTGCTTACGTGCATCGGTTGTAGATGCATTCTATGCTAACTACCGTGTAATCATCCCTGAGGAATGCTGCGGCGACCGTTCGGAAAAGGCCCATACGTTTAATCTGTTTGATATGGACATGAAGTTTGGAGATGTAAGCAGACTTGAGAATGTATTAGAGAAGTTAGAGGATTATAGAAGGTAA
- a CDS encoding IclR family transcriptional regulator: MSQTVKSIDKLFDILECFLDGQDELTITEIRQKTSFPKSTIFRLLATLEDRNYIKKDSATHRYSLGFKFFHLGSRVQNSLEVRKIALPEMQNLAQKTHETIGLNIVEGLGRICIEKIDSPHKVRNYVRLGSSNPLTKGASGKLLLAFLPLERQKEALDQLAGSPEERDSLEQEIEQIHQNGYSLTKEERIQGSFSISAPLYDYSNQVIAGLSIAGPTQRLTPDYQKDLVKFLRESANDISEQLGYRP, from the coding sequence ATGAGCCAAACAGTTAAATCGATTGATAAATTATTTGATATTCTCGAATGTTTTCTTGATGGGCAAGATGAATTAACGATAACAGAGATCCGGCAGAAGACATCATTTCCAAAAAGTACTATCTTTCGTTTACTTGCTACACTTGAAGATCGAAACTATATCAAAAAAGATTCTGCGACCCATCGGTATTCACTCGGTTTTAAGTTTTTTCATTTAGGAAGCAGAGTTCAAAATTCGCTTGAGGTTCGGAAGATTGCTCTGCCAGAAATGCAGAATTTAGCCCAAAAGACACATGAAACGATTGGGTTAAATATTGTAGAAGGCCTTGGACGCATTTGCATTGAAAAAATAGATAGTCCTCATAAGGTTCGTAACTATGTGAGACTTGGCTCATCGAACCCCTTGACAAAAGGAGCGTCGGGAAAGCTGCTTCTTGCATTTTTGCCTCTTGAAAGACAGAAAGAAGCACTTGATCAGCTAGCTGGGTCTCCCGAAGAACGGGATTCCCTGGAGCAAGAGATTGAGCAGATTCATCAAAATGGCTATTCACTAACAAAGGAAGAACGTATTCAAGGGAGTTTCTCAATAAGTGCGCCTTTATACGATTATTCCAATCAAGTTATAGCAGGACTATCGATTGCAGGCCCTACACAAAGGTTGACGCCAGACTACCAAAAGGATCTTGTTAAATTCTTGCGGGAGTCGGCGAATGACATATCAGAACAACTAGGTTATCGTCCATAA
- a CDS encoding Rieske (2Fe-2S) protein translates to MKEYIGNTEQFAENECRKIRIGKKKLLVWRTKEGFYATREECPHQGVSFECTKLTGTMMPSNPNEFEYGMDGLVLRCPWHKWEFDVRTGEPLFGTETKTIKTFPVSVEDNKVFVEVT, encoded by the coding sequence ATGAAAGAATACATCGGAAATACGGAACAATTTGCGGAGAACGAATGTAGAAAAATCAGGATCGGTAAGAAGAAACTATTAGTATGGAGAACAAAAGAAGGATTTTACGCAACACGTGAAGAATGTCCACATCAAGGTGTATCTTTTGAATGTACTAAATTAACAGGTACAATGATGCCGTCTAATCCAAACGAATTTGAGTACGGTATGGATGGTCTCGTCCTTCGCTGCCCATGGCATAAATGGGAATTTGATGTTCGCACAGGTGAACCTCTCTTTGGAACTGAAACAAAAACAATTAAAACTTTTCCAGTTAGCGTCGAGGACAACAAAGTCTTTGTTGAGGTGACTTAA
- a CDS encoding TAXI family TRAP transporter solute-binding subunit: MKKEQLVIGLITLFMVLVLAACGSTETDNSQAQTETVEAEEVIGSDLTINWASGPQGGITYPFAVAATQMLEKAVPGISTNVGEGAATSNALNVNDNEAQMAHTQSDVMFAGINGVEPFNEELTDVMTFGRVLDFHFQIAVDSSLGVTAIEEIAENEVPIRLIAGERGTSGEIATQRVLEAYGISYDDIESWGGSVQFLPYAEGAQQIQNRHADAMSLSSAAPTPVFQEIQLGRDLTFLPISDEVAETMAEQYGYVQGEIPAESYNAQDNAVQTITSPMQLIVHKDIPEEVVYEMLQEMFTEESLQNLGAVSEGLGQITPEYSGTGLVGPLHPGAEKFYQEHGVID; this comes from the coding sequence TTGAAGAAGGAACAGCTTGTTATAGGTTTAATCACTTTGTTTATGGTGTTAGTTTTAGCAGCTTGTGGGTCGACAGAAACTGATAATTCACAGGCACAGACAGAAACGGTCGAGGCTGAAGAGGTTATAGGCAGTGATTTAACAATTAACTGGGCGTCTGGTCCACAAGGCGGGATTACATACCCATTTGCTGTAGCCGCAACGCAGATGTTAGAAAAAGCAGTTCCCGGTATTTCTACAAATGTAGGTGAAGGAGCTGCAACATCAAATGCACTGAATGTGAACGATAATGAAGCACAAATGGCTCATACTCAAAGTGATGTAATGTTTGCAGGGATCAATGGTGTTGAACCGTTTAACGAAGAATTAACAGATGTAATGACGTTCGGACGTGTATTAGACTTTCATTTTCAAATTGCGGTTGATAGTAGTTTAGGTGTTACAGCGATAGAAGAAATTGCAGAAAATGAAGTCCCGATTCGCTTAATTGCCGGGGAACGAGGGACTTCCGGGGAAATTGCTACCCAACGTGTGCTGGAAGCCTATGGTATTTCCTATGATGATATTGAATCTTGGGGTGGGTCTGTACAGTTTTTGCCTTATGCTGAAGGAGCACAGCAAATTCAAAATCGACATGCTGATGCGATGTCCTTATCATCCGCCGCTCCAACACCAGTGTTTCAGGAAATTCAGTTGGGAAGGGACTTGACATTCCTTCCAATTTCAGATGAAGTAGCAGAAACAATGGCTGAACAGTATGGTTATGTTCAAGGAGAAATTCCGGCAGAGTCTTATAATGCTCAGGACAATGCAGTCCAAACAATCACTTCTCCAATGCAATTAATCGTTCATAAAGATATCCCGGAGGAAGTCGTTTATGAGATGTTACAAGAGATGTTTACAGAAGAAAGCCTGCAAAATCTGGGAGCTGTGAGTGAGGGGTTAGGCCAAATTACGCCGGAGTATAGCGGAACAGGGTTAGTAGGACCTTTACATCCAGGTGCTGAAAAGTTTTATCAGGAACATGGAGTTATTGACTAA
- a CDS encoding amidohydrolase family protein, translating to MAVVEEVGNKIGLKYIDCDVHPMINNLQQLYPYIPENWKRRFEFQNIDITSLKLPSRYVHPAGGTSRPDAKPEKGIPGSDPAFAKKQYLDPFKPHKVILNPLQPSAMVSWTNVEAIVTLTSAFNDYYLEEWTEFDQRFTLAMTVAPHDPLQAAAEIRRIGDHPGVSAVFLPLLNTLMGNPYYYPIYEAAIEKDLPIITHVTGQEGSFVGVPALSGGIPRSYTERYVNLIQIAQSNLSSIVFEGLFEKFPSLRVAFVEYGFSWVLPLMWRMDKTWKELRIDTPWVKEFPSEIIKKNIRFTTQPLDEPENLSHLKHMIEMMDGKEFLMFSSDYPHWDNDMPTRVLNNLDKETKQKIFYDNAADFYRLS from the coding sequence ATGGCAGTAGTTGAAGAAGTGGGAAATAAGATTGGTCTGAAGTATATTGATTGTGATGTTCACCCAATGATTAATAACTTGCAACAATTATACCCCTACATCCCTGAGAATTGGAAAAGGCGTTTTGAATTTCAAAATATTGATATTACAAGCTTAAAGCTACCTAGCCGATATGTTCATCCTGCTGGCGGTACAAGTCGACCAGATGCGAAACCAGAAAAAGGAATTCCAGGTTCAGATCCAGCCTTTGCTAAGAAACAATATCTCGATCCATTTAAGCCTCACAAAGTTATTTTAAATCCACTACAACCTTCTGCAATGGTATCTTGGACCAATGTAGAAGCAATTGTTACACTTACTTCTGCGTTTAATGATTATTATCTTGAAGAATGGACGGAGTTCGATCAACGTTTTACCCTTGCTATGACGGTCGCACCACATGACCCATTGCAAGCAGCTGCTGAGATCCGGCGTATTGGCGATCACCCTGGTGTGTCTGCTGTATTCCTTCCTCTTTTAAATACGTTAATGGGGAATCCTTACTACTATCCTATTTACGAAGCAGCCATCGAAAAGGACCTTCCAATCATTACACATGTAACCGGTCAAGAAGGGTCATTTGTTGGCGTTCCTGCACTATCCGGAGGGATTCCAAGGTCTTACACTGAACGCTATGTCAATCTTATTCAAATTGCACAGTCTAACTTAAGCAGCATCGTATTTGAGGGTTTATTTGAGAAGTTCCCTTCCCTTCGAGTCGCTTTCGTTGAATATGGATTTTCCTGGGTTCTTCCTCTTATGTGGAGAATGGATAAAACCTGGAAGGAACTTCGCATTGATACGCCTTGGGTAAAGGAATTTCCCAGCGAAATTATTAAGAAGAACATCCGATTCACAACACAACCACTCGATGAACCTGAAAACTTATCCCACCTTAAGCACATGATTGAAATGATGGACGGAAAGGAATTTTTGATGTTTAGCAGTGATTACCCGCACTGGGATAATGACATGCCAACACGTGTATTAAATAATCTTGATAAAGAAACAAAACAAAAGATCTTCTATGATAATGCCGCTGATTTCTATAGACTTTCTTAA